From a single Nostoc edaphicum CCNP1411 genomic region:
- a CDS encoding beta strand repeat-containing protein: protein MADILLNLSNLDGSNGFSINGINANDSSGTSVSNAGDINSDGIDDLIIGAPFAASGGGQSYVVFGSTNAFNTNLDLSSLDGSNGFAINGSATNSSGTSVSNAGDINGDNIDDLIIGAPGALLGAGQSYVVFGGNSLSASLDLSSLDGSNGFAINGINGVNSDGISDSSGKSVSNAGDINNDGIDDLIIGASSALSGGGQSYVVFGSTSAFSASFDLASLNGNNGFAINGIGTDSSGTSVSSAGDINNDGIDDLIIGAPGTGKSYVVFGSTSAFSASFDLSNLNGSNGFAINGNASDFSGASVSNAGDVNNDDIDDLIIGAYNAVSGAGESYVVFGRSDAFSANVDLSSLDGSNGFAIKGINGNDVSGYSVSAAGDVNDDDIADLIIGAPFALSGAGQSYVVFGSSDAFNANLDLSNLDESQGFAINGINGTDSLGISVSAAGDINDDGADDLLVGAPGASLGAGQTYVIFGTPQPEPEPQPQPEPQPQPEPQPQPQVIFNLSNLDGSNGFSINGINANDSSGTSVSNAGDINSDGIDDLIIGAPFAASGGGQSYVVFGSTNAFNTNLDLSSLDGSNGFAINGSATNSSGTSVSNAGDINGDNIDDLIIGAPGALLGAGQSYVVFGGNSLSASLDLSSLDGSNGFAINGINGVNSDGISDSSGKSISNAGDINNDGIDDLIIGASSALSGGGQSYVVFGSTSAFSASFDLASLNGNNGFVINGIGTDSSGTSVSSAGDINNDGIDDLIIGAPGTGKSYVVFGSTSAFSASFDLSNLNGSNGFAINGNASDFSGASVSNAGDVNNDDIDDLIIGAYNAVSGAGESYVVFGRSDAFSANVDLSSLDGSNGFAIKGINGNDVAGYSVSAAGDVNDDDIADLIIGAPFALSGAGQSYVVFGSSDAFDANLDLSNLDESQGFAINGINGTDSLGISVSAAGDINDDGADDLLVGAPGASLGAGQTYVIFGTPQPEPEPEPEPEPEPEPEPEPQPEPQPEPQPQPQPQPELQLQLANSGNDVFNIKGDDDTVTLKVAIAGSNSNLVNEFGVYTVDDATGKIDGIAPGEAGYARKALEEGQVILSAIADPPNGFSNSPLNGLLEFPSDTNLRFYLVKNSTTENVLSNITPITDVLFSDPSNQKITSLDNNAFSLAWKDGSGNSTNDFQNLVVTIQPTNDPLPLGTSLQGQPQGELIDLRDVEQEVAAIFVVNREAEFNNFVGFYKVADENGGIDTNGDGQADILVGQAGYAQAAVRQRVAGIDLSVNDQGTATSTGTFEPGSIFAPFIIINGRPDAILDSNSNNDPAVYFSFLGANADKVDHIRLLGNNTFGFEDLAGGGDKDFNDVIVRANLSII from the coding sequence ATGGCTGATATATTACTCAACCTCTCTAACCTAGATGGCAGCAACGGCTTTAGCATCAACGGTATCAATGCCAATGACTCATCAGGCACATCAGTCAGCAATGCTGGGGACATCAACAGTGACGGCATTGACGACCTAATTATCGGCGCACCTTTTGCCGCTTCCGGTGGAGGACAGAGCTACGTAGTATTTGGCAGTACTAACGCTTTCAATACCAACCTCGACCTCTCATCTCTAGACGGTAGCAATGGCTTTGCCATCAACGGTAGTGCAACTAACTCCTCAGGCACATCAGTCAGCAATGCTGGAGACATCAACGGCGACAACATCGACGACCTAATAATTGGCGCACCAGGTGCTTTACTGGGTGCAGGGCAGAGTTACGTAGTCTTTGGTGGCAACAGCTTGAGTGCCAGCCTTGACCTCTCTAGCCTAGATGGCAGCAACGGCTTTGCCATTAACGGCATTAATGGCGTTAACTCAGATGGCATCTCAGACTCCTCAGGCAAGTCAGTCAGCAATGCTGGGGATATCAACAATGATGGTATTGACGACCTCATAATTGGCGCATCCAGTGCCTTATCGGGTGGGGGACAGAGCTACGTAGTGTTTGGCAGCACTAGTGCCTTTAGTGCCAGCTTCGACCTTGCTAGCCTCAATGGCAATAACGGCTTTGCCATTAACGGCATTGGCACAGACTCCTCAGGGACATCAGTCAGCAGCGCTGGAGACATTAACAATGATGGTATTGACGACCTCATAATTGGCGCACCAGGTACAGGAAAAAGCTACGTAGTGTTTGGCAGCACTAGTGCCTTTAGTGCTAGCTTCGACCTATCTAACCTCAACGGCAGCAACGGTTTTGCCATCAACGGCAATGCCAGTGATTTCTCAGGTGCTTCAGTTAGCAATGCCGGAGACGTTAATAATGATGACATCGACGACCTAATCATCGGTGCGTACAATGCCGTTTCTGGTGCTGGAGAGAGCTATGTGGTATTTGGTAGGAGTGACGCTTTTAGTGCCAATGTTGACCTGTCTAGTCTAGATGGCAGCAACGGCTTTGCCATCAAGGGTATTAATGGGAATGATGTCTCAGGCTACTCAGTTAGTGCGGCTGGGGATGTCAACGACGACGATATCGCTGACCTGATTATTGGTGCACCTTTTGCCTTATCGGGTGCGGGGCAGAGCTATGTGGTCTTTGGTAGTAGTGATGCCTTTAATGCCAACCTTGACCTCTCCAACCTTGACGAGAGCCAGGGCTTTGCCATCAACGGTATTAATGGTACTGACTCCTTAGGTATTTCAGTCAGCGCTGCTGGAGATATCAACGACGATGGTGCAGACGATTTGCTTGTTGGCGCACCTGGTGCTTCCTTGGGAGCCGGGCAAACCTATGTGATCTTTGGTACTCCACAACCAGAACCAGAACCACAACCACAGCCAGAACCACAACCACAACCAGAACCACAACCACAGCCACAAGTTATATTCAACCTCTCTAACCTAGATGGTAGCAACGGCTTTAGCATCAACGGTATCAATGCCAATGACTCATCAGGCACATCAGTCAGCAATGCTGGGGACATCAACAGTGACGGCATTGACGACCTAATTATCGGCGCACCTTTTGCCGCTTCCGGTGGAGGACAGAGCTACGTAGTATTTGGCAGCACTAACGCTTTCAATACCAACCTCGACCTCTCATCTCTAGACGGTAGCAATGGCTTTGCCATCAACGGTAGTGCAACTAACTCCTCAGGCACATCAGTCAGCAATGCTGGAGACATCAACGGCGACAACATCGACGACCTAATAATTGGCGCACCAGGTGCTTTACTGGGTGCAGGGCAGAGTTACGTAGTCTTTGGTGGCAACAGCTTGAGTGCCAGCCTTGACCTCTCTAGCCTAGATGGCAGCAACGGCTTTGCCATTAACGGCATTAATGGCGTTAACTCAGATGGCATCTCAGACTCCTCAGGCAAGTCAATCAGCAATGCTGGGGATATAAACAATGATGGTATTGACGACCTCATAATTGGCGCATCCAGTGCCTTATCGGGTGGGGGACAGAGCTACGTAGTGTTTGGCAGCACTAGTGCCTTTAGTGCCAGCTTCGACCTTGCTAGCCTCAATGGCAATAACGGCTTTGTCATTAACGGCATTGGCACAGACTCCTCAGGGACATCAGTCAGCAGCGCTGGAGACATTAACAATGATGGTATTGACGACCTCATAATTGGCGCACCAGGTACAGGAAAAAGCTACGTAGTGTTTGGCAGCACTAGTGCCTTTAGTGCTAGCTTCGACCTATCTAACCTCAACGGCAGCAACGGTTTTGCCATCAACGGCAATGCCAGTGATTTCTCAGGTGCTTCAGTTAGCAATGCCGGAGACGTTAATAATGATGACATCGACGACCTAATCATCGGTGCGTACAATGCCGTTTCTGGTGCTGGAGAGAGCTATGTGGTATTTGGTAGGAGTGACGCTTTTAGTGCCAATGTTGACCTGTCTAGTCTAGATGGCAGTAACGGCTTTGCCATCAAGGGTATTAATGGGAATGATGTCGCAGGCTACTCAGTTAGTGCGGCTGGGGATGTCAACGATGACGATATCGCTGACCTGATTATTGGTGCACCTTTTGCCTTATCGGGTGCGGGGCAGAGCTATGTGGTCTTTGGTAGTAGTGATGCCTTTGATGCCAACCTTGACCTCTCCAACCTTGACGAGAGCCAGGGCTTTGCCATCAACGGTATTAATGGTACTGACTCCTTAGGTATTTCAGTCAGCGCTGCTGGAGATATCAACGACGATGGTGCAGACGATTTGCTTGTTGGCGCACCTGGTGCCTCCTTGGGAGCCGGGCAAACCTATGTAATCTTTGGTACTCCACAACCAGAACCAGAACCAGAACCAGAACCAGAACCAGAACCAGAACCAGAACCAGAACCACAGCCAGAACCACAGCCAGAACCGCAGCCACAACCGCAGCCACAACCAGAACTACAACTACAACTGGCAAACAGTGGTAATGATGTCTTTAATATCAAAGGTGACGATGATACGGTAACACTCAAAGTCGCGATCGCAGGCAGCAATTCTAACCTGGTGAATGAATTCGGTGTGTATACTGTTGATGATGCTACAGGTAAAATTGACGGTATTGCTCCAGGTGAAGCAGGTTATGCCCGCAAAGCTTTAGAAGAAGGACAGGTAATTCTCTCAGCTATTGCCGACCCACCCAATGGGTTCAGCAACAGTCCTCTAAATGGTTTATTAGAGTTCCCATCTGATACTAACCTGAGATTTTATTTAGTCAAAAACAGTACAACGGAAAATGTGCTCAGTAATATCACTCCAATCACTGATGTACTATTTTCTGATCCCTCCAACCAAAAGATTACTAGTTTAGATAACAATGCATTCTCTTTAGCTTGGAAGGATGGTTCTGGTAATAGCACTAATGATTTTCAGAATCTGGTAGTAACAATTCAGCCTACAAATGACCCGTTACCTTTGGGTACAAGTTTACAAGGTCAGCCACAAGGAGAATTGATTGACTTACGAGATGTTGAACAAGAAGTGGCAGCTATCTTTGTTGTTAACCGAGAAGCTGAATTCAACAATTTTGTTGGATTCTATAAAGTAGCTGATGAAAATGGTGGTATTGACACCAACGGCGATGGTCAGGCAGATATTCTTGTTGGACAAGCTGGTTATGCCCAAGCCGCAGTCCGTCAGCGCGTTGCAGGAATTGATTTATCGGTGAACGACCAAGGTACGGCAACTTCTACTGGCACTTTTGAGCCTGGTTCTATCTTTGCACCATTCATTATCATCAATGGCAGACCTGATGCGATTTTAGATAGCAATTCTAACAATGATCCAGCAGTTTACTTCTCATTTTTGGGTGCTAATGCTGACAAAGTAGATCATATTCGTCTGTTAGGAAATAACACTTTTGGCTTTGAGGATTTAGCAGGTGGGGGTGACAAAGATTTTAATGATGTTATTGTCCGAGCTAATTTGAGTATTATCTAA
- a CDS encoding substrate-binding domain-containing protein, with protein sequence MDFYRDHQSKNLTSSISVLAITISLVVGQSATHKSVAQNATSPAVAPAISVNGAGASTVNTLFVGTGTAYPFSPKGSWFNVFGVGNPPSLNNNVPPALAGFPNGSYGPLNTVSTFRYAPVGSGAGLTAFFTQTPPPVPTGTPALNNLTILRPVSFAASDDPVAGTERVSGGPNNAGGTTADAAKYVQVPVVGVGITLAFNRTGLTVPAAGLRLSRPTYCAILNGTLTNWNDIRIRNDNGGAIIAANLPLRFVRRSDNSGSTFVLSTHLNTACKTTGTPGLPAAAVWSRGVGSISVAGTVPPTPPANTVVWPTTFLSASGGGGVATAITSNSGAIGYVDSATRLARSLPAAVLRNRAGNYTAVASTSISAAFVGATDVDSSPRRIRLQVIDPTGTTAYPIVSAPYLLFYDKYANVSIANAIKAHINWALGVPPVPASGTDVTINPNSIATARGYAPLPDAIKTLSRNVVNTYVDGVFQP encoded by the coding sequence ATGGATTTTTATCGCGATCACCAATCGAAAAATTTGACAAGTTCAATTTCTGTACTTGCCATTACAATTAGTTTAGTAGTGGGTCAATCTGCTACTCATAAATCTGTAGCTCAGAATGCTACATCTCCTGCTGTTGCACCAGCAATCTCCGTAAATGGAGCGGGTGCAAGCACTGTAAATACTTTGTTTGTAGGTACAGGAACTGCCTATCCTTTTTCCCCTAAAGGCTCATGGTTTAACGTTTTCGGTGTTGGAAATCCTCCATCCCTCAATAACAATGTACCCCCAGCCCTAGCCGGATTTCCAAATGGAAGTTATGGCCCACTCAATACAGTTTCCACATTCAGATATGCTCCTGTTGGTAGTGGCGCAGGTTTAACAGCTTTTTTCACTCAAACCCCACCACCAGTACCAACTGGCACACCAGCTCTTAACAATCTTACTATCCTACGCCCAGTCTCTTTTGCGGCTAGTGACGACCCCGTAGCAGGAACAGAAAGAGTTAGTGGCGGACCTAACAATGCAGGTGGTACTACCGCAGACGCTGCCAAATACGTTCAAGTGCCTGTAGTAGGTGTCGGAATCACCTTAGCTTTCAACCGTACTGGTCTTACTGTACCAGCAGCTGGACTTAGGCTTTCACGACCAACTTACTGTGCTATTTTGAACGGCACCCTTACAAATTGGAACGATATTAGAATTAGAAATGATAACGGCGGCGCAATAATTGCAGCCAACTTACCCCTCAGATTTGTACGTCGTAGTGACAATAGTGGTAGTACTTTTGTTTTAAGCACTCATCTCAATACTGCGTGTAAAACTACTGGCACTCCAGGGCTTCCAGCAGCTGCTGTATGGAGTAGAGGAGTGGGTAGCATAAGTGTTGCAGGCACTGTGCCCCCAACACCACCAGCCAATACAGTTGTTTGGCCAACTACTTTCCTATCTGCATCAGGAGGTGGAGGTGTAGCCACTGCAATCACATCCAATAGTGGTGCAATTGGTTATGTGGACAGCGCTACACGTTTAGCTAGAAGTCTGCCTGCCGCAGTCTTACGTAACAGAGCAGGTAATTATACTGCTGTTGCATCAACTTCAATTTCAGCTGCTTTTGTGGGTGCAACTGATGTAGATTCAAGTCCTCGGCGGATTAGACTGCAAGTTATTGATCCAACAGGTACAACTGCTTATCCAATTGTTTCAGCACCTTACCTTCTATTTTATGACAAATACGCAAACGTTAGCATAGCAAATGCTATTAAAGCGCATATCAACTGGGCTTTAGGAGTACCACCTGTTCCTGCTAGTGGAACAGATGTGACAATCAACCCGAACTCTATAGCTACAGCTCGTGGATATGCTCCTCTTCCCGATGCCATTAAAACTCTGTCTCGAAATGTTGTTAATACTTACGTGGATGGTGTTTTTCAACCTTAA
- a CDS encoding TrbI/VirB10 family protein, translating into MTRYSIPAETPPQNGFTLTTDDRQPEVESLDWESRMSRLVGFEEESSDSSYTQESEDSATPPESLSQPQEVQTKQALSSNPFAKLGLVGAATLAIVLVGGVFLSQLMGSSSQKPKNIVSPPVREQPTNESISQQLAAEVDTLKTKLALTEQAQMVKAAQQQLRMAKTTPKVASQPEPSVSSRGRQTVIPTPPPTAYVPQPAPVERIVRVPAYQPSRSAQLPVVKPTTQPVVSITPPPPPSPLEEWTRLAKLGSYGEVNATDQPSNIAAAPEPANNTQPEQQTEQTPNPNPEQTPQPETPVVSQAQPQGQKSVPIGSSAKAVLATAIFGETTRSGGGGEAGEEKNVFVIRLKEPLKSTDGAIALPANTEFLAEIRSLSEQGLLQMNIVKVISQNDGNVTERSLPNNAIILRGSQGKPLIANKFPGQSSSIASMDIGLFVLGGIGKAAELINRSDTELQPLTSQTTVDGNTSSSTTLTTVTKNRRDLTAGVVEGGLNSVVPQIAQRNQQAIAQMSQQTNIWFLPAGTNIEIYVNQPTQF; encoded by the coding sequence ATGACTCGATACTCAATTCCTGCCGAAACACCTCCTCAGAATGGATTTACTCTCACCACTGACGATCGCCAACCAGAAGTAGAATCTTTAGATTGGGAATCACGGATGTCAAGGTTGGTCGGCTTTGAAGAAGAATCTTCCGATTCTAGCTATACCCAAGAATCAGAAGACTCTGCAACGCCGCCAGAGTCGCTATCTCAACCACAAGAAGTTCAGACTAAGCAAGCACTCTCATCTAATCCCTTTGCAAAGTTAGGCTTGGTAGGGGCTGCTACCTTAGCGATCGTTTTGGTGGGTGGTGTATTTTTATCCCAACTGATGGGTAGCAGCAGTCAAAAGCCAAAAAATATTGTTTCTCCACCAGTGCGTGAGCAGCCCACTAATGAATCTATATCTCAGCAGCTAGCAGCTGAAGTAGATACTCTCAAAACGAAATTAGCTCTGACTGAACAAGCACAGATGGTAAAAGCTGCTCAACAACAGCTGAGAATGGCCAAAACTACGCCTAAAGTAGCCTCACAACCAGAACCGTCAGTTTCTTCCAGAGGTAGACAGACAGTGATCCCAACACCCCCACCAACAGCTTACGTACCTCAGCCAGCACCAGTTGAACGCATCGTTAGAGTACCTGCTTATCAACCTTCGCGATCAGCCCAACTACCAGTTGTAAAGCCAACCACTCAACCGGTAGTTAGTATAACTCCACCCCCTCCACCAAGCCCACTTGAAGAGTGGACAAGGTTGGCAAAGTTAGGTAGCTACGGTGAAGTAAATGCCACCGATCAACCCAGTAATATAGCAGCGGCTCCTGAACCTGCAAATAATACACAGCCGGAGCAACAGACAGAACAGACACCAAACCCCAATCCTGAGCAAACCCCACAACCAGAGACTCCTGTAGTCAGTCAAGCCCAACCGCAGGGACAGAAATCTGTACCAATTGGGAGTAGTGCGAAAGCTGTGTTGGCGACAGCAATATTTGGGGAAACTACTAGGTCAGGGGGTGGTGGTGAGGCAGGTGAAGAGAAAAATGTATTCGTGATCCGATTGAAAGAACCATTAAAATCTACAGATGGTGCGATCGCTCTACCTGCAAACACCGAATTTCTCGCTGAAATTCGTTCCCTCTCCGAACAAGGTCTTTTGCAGATGAACATAGTCAAAGTTATCTCGCAAAATGATGGCAACGTTACAGAACGAAGCTTACCCAACAATGCAATTATTCTTCGCGGTTCCCAAGGTAAACCTTTAATTGCAAATAAATTTCCTGGTCAAAGTTCGTCTATAGCCTCGATGGATATAGGGCTATTCGTTTTGGGAGGTATTGGCAAAGCCGCCGAGTTAATCAATCGTAGTGATACTGAACTCCAACCACTTACTTCACAAACTACCGTTGACGGCAACACCAGTAGCAGCACAACTCTTACTACTGTTACTAAGAATAGACGCGACCTGACAGCCGGGGTTGTGGAAGGTGGTTTGAACTCTGTAGTACCCCAGATTGCCCAACGTAATCAACAAGCGATCGCCCAAATGTCACAACAAACTAATATTTGGTTTTTACCCGCTGGCACAAATATTGAAATCTACGTTAATCAACCAACCCAATTTTAG
- the plsY gene encoding glycerol-3-phosphate 1-O-acyltransferase PlsY, giving the protein MAIWLTLCGTIVVIAYLLGSFPTGYIAVKQLKGIDIREVGSGSTGATNVLRTLGKGPGAFVLVLDSLKGVLAIALVYWLFNFASSQNYIPPTVDVNLWQPWIVTLVGLAAILGHSKSIFLGFTGGKSVAISLGILLAMSWQVGLATAGVFAVVVAISRIVSLSSIVGAIAVSILMVLLHQPLPYILFGIAGGLYVILRHRTNIERLLAGTEPKIGQNVATEPEQTV; this is encoded by the coding sequence ATGGCTATTTGGTTAACTCTATGCGGGACAATTGTAGTCATAGCTTACCTGCTGGGTTCTTTTCCCACTGGCTACATTGCTGTGAAGCAGTTAAAAGGTATTGATATTCGGGAAGTTGGTTCAGGTTCCACTGGCGCAACTAATGTACTAAGAACTTTGGGAAAAGGGCCAGGAGCATTCGTTTTAGTACTTGATTCTTTGAAGGGAGTATTAGCGATCGCTCTAGTTTACTGGTTGTTCAATTTTGCCTCTAGTCAAAATTATATCCCCCCAACGGTAGATGTAAATCTGTGGCAACCGTGGATAGTAACTTTAGTTGGGTTAGCTGCCATCCTGGGGCATAGTAAATCAATTTTTTTGGGCTTTACTGGTGGTAAATCTGTTGCTATTAGCTTAGGAATTTTATTAGCAATGAGTTGGCAGGTAGGTTTAGCAACAGCGGGTGTGTTTGCCGTCGTTGTCGCTATATCGCGGATTGTATCTTTGAGTTCAATTGTAGGTGCGATCGCAGTTTCCATTTTAATGGTACTTTTGCATCAACCCTTACCCTATATTCTGTTTGGAATTGCCGGTGGACTATATGTGATTTTGCGCCATCGCACTAATATTGAACGGCTGCTTGCTGGTACTGAGCCAAAAATTGGGCAAAATGTAGCGACAGAACCAGAACAAACTGTATGA
- a CDS encoding DUF3086 domain-containing protein, which produces MNPEASQTPEPIDERLAEKQEENNAVENPENPSVESVVETGASSSSEDYTTSEPLISNAEVVNSTELTENSNGEFVAQLEAENVALGSEIGSGNQSLYAEAELRVAELQSAEAALKEEIAKLQTSYESLKAQVSETQTSLGRLVQESLLQLEQRKQTLQISVEQLERRQERIRNEMRTTFAGTSQDLAIRVQGFKDYLTGSLQDLAVAAEQLQLTPSVVEREKPPVKEAKPVEAQPGIPQFAQQQFQDTTKQIRRLIDQYRNKPDYYGPPWQLRRTFEPIHAERVSNWFFTQGGRGGLRTMGSRLQNILIASSAISILHKLYGDRVRTLVLANTPERLGEWRRGLQDCLGIGRPDFGPDRGVVLFEASDALAQKADRLTKANQIPLIIIDDSEEQISLSLLQFPLWLAFAPDPKTVRNYDDDF; this is translated from the coding sequence ATGAACCCAGAGGCATCTCAAACCCCAGAACCAATTGATGAGCGGTTGGCAGAAAAACAAGAAGAGAACAACGCAGTTGAAAATCCAGAAAATCCATCTGTTGAGTCAGTAGTAGAAACAGGAGCCAGTAGCTCATCAGAGGACTACACAACTTCTGAGCCACTCATTTCCAATGCAGAAGTGGTAAATTCTACAGAGCTAACAGAAAATTCAAATGGCGAGTTTGTAGCGCAGTTAGAAGCGGAAAATGTCGCACTGGGGTCTGAAATAGGATCAGGAAATCAATCATTATATGCCGAAGCAGAGCTGCGAGTGGCAGAGTTGCAGAGCGCTGAAGCTGCTCTCAAGGAAGAAATAGCCAAGCTGCAAACTTCTTACGAAAGCCTTAAGGCACAGGTGAGTGAAACTCAAACCTCACTGGGACGACTTGTACAAGAGTCACTGTTGCAGTTAGAACAACGCAAACAAACCCTGCAAATTTCTGTAGAACAACTAGAACGCCGTCAAGAACGTATCCGCAACGAGATGCGAACCACTTTTGCTGGTACATCCCAAGACTTGGCAATTCGGGTGCAGGGTTTTAAAGACTATCTCACAGGTAGCTTACAGGATTTGGCCGTTGCCGCCGAGCAGTTGCAACTGACGCCAAGTGTGGTGGAACGAGAAAAACCACCTGTAAAAGAGGCAAAACCAGTTGAAGCTCAACCTGGAATACCCCAATTTGCCCAACAGCAATTTCAAGATACTACAAAGCAAATTCGCCGCCTAATTGACCAATACCGCAATAAACCGGATTATTACGGCCCACCTTGGCAACTACGCCGTACCTTTGAACCAATCCACGCTGAACGAGTTTCTAACTGGTTTTTTACCCAAGGGGGACGGGGTGGTTTGCGGACAATGGGTAGCCGTTTGCAGAATATCCTAATTGCTTCATCTGCGATTTCGATATTACACAAGCTGTATGGCGATCGCGTCCGTACTTTAGTCTTAGCTAATACACCGGAGCGATTAGGTGAATGGCGGCGCGGCTTACAAGACTGTCTGGGAATTGGTCGCCCAGATTTCGGGCCCGACCGGGGTGTGGTATTATTCGAGGCATCAGATGCTCTCGCTCAAAAAGCAGACAGATTGACGAAAGCCAATCAAATTCCCTTAATTATCATTGATGATTCAGAGGAGCAAATCAGTTTGTCATTGCTGCAATTTCCCTTGTGGTTAGCCTTTGCCCCTGACCCCAAAACAGTGAGAAACTATGATGATGATTTTTAA
- a CDS encoding DUF3119 family protein, with product MTSSFAPSSTSTVELKPSYNIPIVLVIAAIPLLLVQPWVGLVFTLFGLFLMFQALTLRLQFTVTNLDIYRGEKLIRRFPYQEWQNWRIFWNGVPILFYFKEIKSIHFLPILFDPNTLKSCLEQRCPRI from the coding sequence GTGACCAGTTCATTCGCTCCTAGCTCCACATCAACTGTGGAACTCAAGCCTAGTTACAATATACCGATAGTCTTGGTGATTGCCGCTATTCCACTACTGTTGGTACAACCGTGGGTAGGCTTAGTTTTCACACTGTTTGGTTTGTTTCTCATGTTTCAGGCGTTAACGCTGCGTTTGCAATTTACCGTCACCAATTTAGATATTTACAGAGGGGAAAAATTAATTCGGCGGTTTCCTTACCAGGAATGGCAAAACTGGCGGATCTTCTGGAATGGAGTCCCCATCCTGTTTTACTTTAAAGAAATTAAAAGTATTCATTTTTTGCCGATTTTATTTGATCCCAACACCCTGAAAAGTTGTTTAGAACAACGTTGTCCGCGTATTTAG